The Georgenia faecalis genome includes a window with the following:
- the iolC gene encoding 5-dehydro-2-deoxygluconokinase, translating to MTGTRAEAPYDVLTMGRCGVDLYPLQSGVGLEDVETFGKFLGGSATNVAVAAARLGARSAVVTGVGDDPFGRFVRREMRALGVDDRFVHVRPGAPTPVTFCALFPPDDFPLWFYRAPLAPDLQVGAEDLDLDAIAAARLFWVTVTGLSAEPSRTAHHAALDARAGRRPTVLDLDYRPVLWADPDDAPGEVARVLEKVSVVVGNEAECRMAVGESDPDRAADALLERGVELAIVKRGPHGALAKTRGERVEVPSTRVGVVNGLGAGDAFGGALCRGLLDGWDLAETLAFAGVAGAIVASRLACAAAMPTAAEVAEVRAGGVAAGEVGAGDVGAGEVGAGGVGATGAVRP from the coding sequence GTGACCGGGACGCGAGCCGAGGCGCCGTACGACGTCCTCACCATGGGCCGCTGCGGGGTCGACCTGTACCCGCTGCAGTCCGGGGTGGGCCTGGAGGACGTCGAGACCTTCGGCAAGTTCCTCGGCGGCAGCGCCACCAACGTCGCGGTGGCCGCCGCCCGGCTGGGCGCGCGCTCCGCCGTCGTCACCGGGGTGGGCGACGACCCCTTCGGGCGCTTCGTCCGGCGCGAGATGCGCGCGCTCGGCGTCGACGACCGGTTCGTGCACGTGCGTCCGGGCGCCCCCACACCGGTGACGTTCTGCGCGCTGTTCCCGCCCGACGACTTCCCGCTGTGGTTCTACCGCGCCCCCCTCGCCCCGGACCTGCAGGTGGGCGCCGAGGACCTCGACCTCGACGCCATCGCCGCCGCGCGGCTGTTCTGGGTGACGGTCACCGGCCTCAGCGCCGAGCCGAGCCGGACCGCCCACCACGCGGCGCTCGACGCCCGCGCGGGCCGCCGGCCCACCGTCCTCGACCTCGACTACCGCCCCGTTCTGTGGGCCGACCCGGACGACGCGCCCGGCGAGGTGGCGCGGGTGCTGGAGAAGGTGAGCGTCGTCGTCGGCAACGAGGCCGAGTGCCGGATGGCGGTGGGGGAGTCCGACCCCGACCGCGCGGCCGACGCGCTGCTCGAGCGCGGGGTGGAGCTCGCCATCGTCAAGCGGGGCCCGCACGGCGCGCTCGCGAAGACGCGCGGCGAGCGGGTCGAGGTGCCGTCCACCCGGGTGGGCGTGGTCAACGGCCTCGGCGCCGGGGACGCCTTTGGCGGGGCGCTGTGCCGGGGGCTGCTCGACGGCTGGGACCTCGCCGAGACCCTCGCCTTCGCGGGCGTCGCGGGCGCCATCGTCGCCTCCCGCCTCGCGTGCGCCGCCGCCATGCCGACCGCCGCGGAGGTCGCCGAGGTCCGCGCCGGCGGGGTCGCGGCCGGCGAGGTCGGGGCCGGCGACGTCGGGGCCGGCGAGGTCGGGGCCGGCGGGGTCGGGGCCACCGGGGCGGTGCGCCCGTGA
- a CDS encoding GntR family transcriptional regulator, with amino-acid sequence MPEQPQITVDRSSPVPLYHQVAQAIEAAILNGTFAAGARLENEVSLAARLGISRPTARQALQSLVDRGLLVRRRGVGTQVAQSRIRRAMELTSLHDDLAGTGRAPQTQLLAYITAPAEASVSEALGLAPGTEVVTVRRLRFADGAPLALMTNHLPVGLCPGEEVLRTQGLYEALRAQGVRLHAARQRIGARLARAAEARVLGEPPRSALLTMERTAFDPAGTAVEYGNHVYRASRYMFDTTLLAR; translated from the coding sequence ATGCCCGAGCAGCCGCAGATCACGGTCGATCGGTCGTCGCCGGTGCCGCTGTACCACCAGGTGGCCCAGGCGATCGAGGCGGCGATCCTCAACGGGACGTTCGCCGCGGGGGCGCGGCTGGAGAACGAGGTCTCCCTCGCCGCGCGGCTCGGCATCTCCCGCCCGACGGCGCGCCAGGCCCTGCAGTCGCTCGTCGACCGCGGGCTCCTCGTGCGGCGGCGGGGTGTGGGCACGCAGGTGGCGCAGTCGCGGATCCGGCGGGCGATGGAGCTCACCAGCCTGCACGACGACCTCGCCGGCACCGGCCGCGCCCCGCAGACCCAGCTGCTCGCGTACATCACCGCCCCGGCGGAGGCATCCGTGAGCGAGGCGCTCGGGCTGGCGCCCGGCACGGAGGTGGTCACCGTCCGACGGCTGCGGTTCGCCGACGGCGCCCCCCTCGCGCTCATGACCAACCACCTGCCGGTGGGGCTGTGCCCCGGCGAGGAGGTGCTGCGCACGCAGGGGCTGTACGAGGCGCTGCGGGCCCAGGGGGTGCGGCTGCACGCCGCCCGCCAGCGCATCGGGGCCCGCCTGGCCCGGGCCGCGGAGGCGCGGGTGCTCGGCGAGCCCCCACGCTCGGCGCTGCTCACCATGGAGCGCACCGCCTTCGACCCGGCCGGCACCGCCGTCGAGTACGGGAACCACGTCTACCGCGCCTCGCGGTACATGTTCGACACCACGCTCCTCGCGCGCTGA
- a CDS encoding transaldolase family protein, whose amino-acid sequence MALTSTSSADDVAPTLRAARSTPTALWNDSADLDELRQAIAHGAVGATCNPVIALTTLRTHLDVWGPRLHTLAAEHPDASENDLAWLAIEWMSVEAASLLEPVFGERGGRDGRLSVQTDPRLHRSTEALVAQAQRFAALAPNIIVKIPATRAGIEAMRQATYLGISVNATVSFSVAQAVAVAEAVEESLERRDAEGLDTTTMGPVCTIMGGRLDDWLKVAAERDRVLIDPGYYEWAGVATLKKAYHLLRERGLRTRVLSAAFRNHLQWSELLGGDLVISPPFDWQRRINENHLPAEPRIDVPVDPRIVATLRDRSPEFRKAYDEDGMSVDAFAAFGATRRTLRQFLEAGAALDALVRDLLVPEP is encoded by the coding sequence GTGGCACTCACCTCCACCTCCAGCGCGGACGACGTCGCGCCCACCCTCCGCGCCGCCCGGAGCACGCCGACGGCGCTGTGGAACGACTCCGCGGACCTCGACGAGCTGCGGCAGGCCATCGCCCACGGTGCCGTCGGCGCGACGTGCAACCCCGTCATCGCGCTCACCACCCTCCGCACGCACCTCGACGTCTGGGGCCCGCGCCTGCATACCCTCGCCGCCGAGCACCCGGACGCGAGCGAGAACGACCTCGCCTGGCTCGCCATCGAGTGGATGTCCGTCGAGGCCGCGTCCCTGCTCGAGCCGGTGTTCGGCGAGCGCGGCGGCCGGGACGGGCGGCTGTCCGTGCAGACCGACCCGCGCCTGCACCGCAGCACCGAGGCGCTCGTCGCCCAGGCCCAGCGGTTCGCGGCGCTGGCCCCCAACATCATCGTGAAGATCCCCGCCACCCGCGCCGGTATCGAGGCCATGCGCCAGGCGACCTACCTCGGCATCAGCGTCAACGCCACCGTCTCGTTCTCCGTGGCCCAGGCGGTCGCCGTCGCCGAGGCGGTCGAGGAGTCCCTCGAGCGCCGCGACGCCGAGGGGCTCGACACCACCACCATGGGCCCCGTCTGCACGATCATGGGCGGGCGGCTCGACGACTGGCTCAAGGTCGCCGCCGAGCGCGACCGGGTCCTCATCGACCCCGGCTACTACGAGTGGGCCGGCGTCGCCACGCTGAAGAAGGCGTACCACCTGCTGCGCGAGCGCGGGCTGCGCACCCGGGTCCTGTCCGCGGCGTTCCGCAACCACCTCCAGTGGAGCGAGCTCCTCGGCGGGGACCTCGTCATCTCCCCGCCCTTCGACTGGCAGCGGCGGATCAACGAGAACCACCTGCCCGCCGAGCCCCGGATCGACGTCCCCGTCGACCCGCGGATCGTCGCGACCCTGCGGGACCGCTCCCCCGAGTTCCGCAAGGCCTACGACGAGGACGGCATGAGCGTCGACGCGTTCGCCGCCTTCGGCGCCACGCGCCGGACCCTGCGCCAGTTCCTCGAGGCCGGCGCCGCGCTCGACGCCCTCGTGCGCGACCTCCTCGTCCCCGAGCCCTAA
- a CDS encoding extracellular solute-binding protein — protein MTQHRTALITGSAAAVALVLAACGGTETPEQDVDVTRNADATEVTLTFTSNAILGGKNEAEAQWYEDYVIPEFVAQQAEKGVDVTVTFEPNGVDDEQYKTKLALDLQSEGGADVIAMDGIWVGEFAEAGYIAPLTDVAGDDVDDWEGWEQMSEAVQQAAAFDDERYGIPMGADGRVLYFNKTLFEQAGLPTDWEPTSWEDILEAARALKDAGVAIPIQLNAGTAMGEATTMQGLLPLLAGTGTQVWEDGMWMGDTEGLRDALELYRTIYVEEGLGDPILQQEAAGRDTSFSEFAAGNVGILLESDYLWRSVVNPDAGTAPMADRDAVVGYARIPAREPGAGVEGQDFVSMSGGAARVLNPNTEFPQQAWELLAFIHSQEAFENRVASSPIITPRDDVNEVVLEDNPMLSYVATEVLPITLYRPGLAEYPEVSLALQEATAQVVGGMPVEEAAAAYQSALEGIVGADSVSTD, from the coding sequence GTGACCCAGCACCGAACAGCGCTTATCACCGGATCGGCCGCGGCGGTGGCCCTCGTCCTCGCCGCCTGCGGCGGGACCGAGACGCCCGAGCAGGACGTCGACGTCACCCGGAACGCCGATGCCACCGAGGTGACGCTGACCTTCACCTCGAACGCCATCCTCGGCGGCAAGAACGAGGCCGAGGCGCAGTGGTACGAGGACTACGTCATCCCCGAGTTCGTCGCCCAGCAGGCCGAGAAGGGCGTGGACGTCACGGTGACGTTCGAGCCCAACGGCGTCGACGACGAGCAGTACAAGACCAAGCTCGCGCTCGACCTGCAGTCCGAGGGCGGCGCCGACGTCATCGCCATGGACGGCATCTGGGTCGGGGAGTTCGCCGAGGCCGGGTACATCGCCCCGCTCACGGACGTGGCCGGCGACGACGTCGACGACTGGGAGGGCTGGGAGCAGATGTCCGAGGCCGTCCAGCAGGCCGCCGCGTTCGACGACGAGCGCTACGGCATCCCCATGGGCGCCGACGGCCGCGTCCTCTACTTCAACAAGACCCTCTTCGAGCAGGCCGGCCTGCCCACCGACTGGGAGCCGACGAGCTGGGAGGACATCCTCGAGGCGGCCCGCGCCCTCAAGGACGCCGGCGTCGCCATCCCCATCCAGCTCAACGCCGGCACGGCGATGGGCGAGGCGACGACGATGCAGGGCCTGCTCCCGCTCCTCGCCGGCACCGGCACCCAGGTGTGGGAGGACGGGATGTGGATGGGCGACACCGAGGGCCTGCGCGACGCCCTCGAGCTCTACCGCACCATCTACGTCGAGGAGGGCCTCGGCGACCCGATCCTCCAGCAGGAGGCCGCCGGCCGGGACACGTCCTTCAGCGAGTTCGCCGCCGGCAACGTCGGCATCCTCCTCGAGAGCGACTACCTGTGGCGCTCGGTCGTCAACCCCGACGCCGGCACCGCACCCATGGCCGACCGCGACGCCGTCGTCGGCTACGCGCGGATCCCCGCCCGGGAGCCCGGCGCCGGGGTCGAGGGCCAGGACTTCGTGTCGATGTCCGGGGGCGCGGCCCGGGTGCTCAACCCCAACACCGAGTTCCCGCAGCAGGCGTGGGAGCTCCTCGCGTTCATCCACTCCCAGGAGGCCTTCGAGAACCGGGTGGCCTCCAGCCCCATCATCACCCCGCGCGACGACGTCAACGAGGTGGTCCTCGAGGACAACCCCATGCTCAGCTACGTCGCCACCGAGGTCCTGCCCATCACCCTGTACCGCCCGGGCCTGGCCGAGTACCCCGAGGTCTCCCTCGCGCTGCAGGAGGCGACCGCCCAGGTGGTCGGCGGCATGCCGGTGGAGGAGGCGGCGGCCGCCTACCAGAGCGCCCTCGAGGGCATCGTGGGGGCGGACAGTGTCTCGACCGACTGA
- a CDS encoding carbohydrate ABC transporter permease produces MSRPTDAAGALPAVVTGGVRRGSARHSDVAGLGRARAGAFVAPALALVGLFLVFPALWTAYLGMTDYRLTGLSAQAPNFVGLDNYTDTLTDPAFHASLRLTLVFVLLSGVLGQSLLGFAAAWVLRTTNRAVKSAIEFLVLLAWIIPSSVVSFLWIALLDRGDGTLNAMLGTEGMSWLTQYPMTSIIVFNIWVGTAFSMLLFSSALASVPPSQLESARMVGASTWQQLRDVVLPHIRGHILTNTLLITLWTFNTFTPYLLTAGGPNHESEILPVYIYKVAITGGRLGVGAAISLIMLLINLVIATVYLRVLRERK; encoded by the coding sequence GTGTCTCGACCGACTGACGCCGCCGGCGCCCTGCCGGCGGTCGTCACCGGCGGGGTCCGGCGGGGCTCCGCCCGGCACTCCGACGTCGCCGGCCTCGGCAGGGCGCGCGCGGGCGCGTTCGTCGCCCCGGCGCTCGCCCTGGTCGGGCTGTTCCTCGTCTTCCCCGCGCTGTGGACCGCCTACCTGGGGATGACCGACTACCGGCTCACGGGGCTCAGCGCGCAGGCGCCGAACTTCGTCGGGCTCGACAACTACACGGACACCCTCACCGACCCGGCGTTCCACGCCTCGCTGCGCCTCACGCTCGTCTTCGTCCTGCTCTCCGGCGTCCTCGGCCAGTCGCTGCTCGGGTTCGCCGCGGCGTGGGTGCTGCGCACGACGAACCGGGCCGTGAAGAGCGCGATCGAGTTCCTCGTGCTCCTCGCGTGGATCATCCCCAGCTCGGTGGTGTCGTTCCTGTGGATCGCGCTGCTCGACCGCGGGGACGGCACGCTCAACGCGATGCTCGGCACCGAGGGCATGTCCTGGCTCACCCAGTACCCGATGACCTCGATCATCGTGTTCAACATCTGGGTGGGGACGGCGTTCTCCATGCTGCTCTTCAGCTCGGCGCTGGCGTCGGTCCCGCCGAGCCAGCTGGAGAGCGCCCGGATGGTGGGGGCGAGCACGTGGCAGCAGCTGCGCGACGTCGTCCTGCCCCACATCCGGGGGCACATCCTCACCAACACGCTGCTCATCACGCTGTGGACGTTCAACACGTTCACGCCGTACCTGCTCACCGCGGGCGGGCCGAACCACGAGTCGGAGATCCTGCCCGTCTACATCTACAAGGTGGCCATCACCGGCGGGCGCCTCGGCGTCGGGGCCGCGATCTCGCTGATCATGCTGCTCATCAACCTCGTCATCGCCACCGTGTACCTGCGAGTCCTCCGGGAGCGAAAGTGA
- a CDS encoding carbohydrate ABC transporter permease, with protein sequence MTATTGTQAQGRTTTGAPPPGRRRSNPSVGHFVGTVLKAVLCAVMLGFFALPLLWLATAPFDAAPSLSVSWPQWTLANFRTMVENPYALGSLVNSVLLSLGVVVLVLTLGSIASYALSRVVIPGRDALLYALLLLSSIVTGTAAMVPTFQLMNQLRLIDSQVGVILVMAAGVMPTVIFILKDFMDTVPKSYEESARLAGAGPLRILWDVVVPIARPGLATIAVWSVVQVWGNFLVPYILLRSPDKQPAAVVMYTFYTEGGQPNLALISTFSLLFSVPVVAMYFFVNRKFGFRFHGGIKS encoded by the coding sequence GTGACCGCCACGACCGGGACGCAGGCGCAGGGACGGACCACGACCGGGGCACCGCCGCCGGGTCGACGCCGCTCGAACCCCTCGGTGGGGCACTTCGTCGGCACCGTGCTCAAGGCGGTGCTGTGCGCCGTCATGCTCGGCTTCTTCGCCCTGCCGCTGCTGTGGCTGGCGACGGCGCCGTTCGACGCGGCGCCGTCGCTGTCGGTGTCCTGGCCGCAGTGGACCCTGGCGAACTTCCGCACCATGGTGGAGAACCCCTACGCCCTCGGCAGCCTGGTCAACTCGGTCCTGCTGTCCCTCGGGGTGGTCGTCCTCGTCCTCACCCTCGGCTCCATCGCCTCCTACGCGTTGTCCCGGGTGGTGATCCCCGGCCGGGACGCGCTGCTCTACGCGCTGCTGCTGCTCTCCTCGATCGTCACCGGGACGGCGGCGATGGTCCCCACCTTCCAGCTGATGAACCAGCTCCGCCTCATCGACTCCCAGGTGGGCGTCATCCTCGTCATGGCGGCGGGGGTGATGCCGACGGTGATCTTCATCCTCAAGGACTTCATGGACACGGTCCCCAAGTCCTACGAGGAGTCGGCCCGCCTCGCGGGGGCCGGACCGCTGCGGATCCTCTGGGACGTCGTCGTGCCCATCGCCCGCCCCGGCCTCGCGACGATCGCCGTCTGGTCGGTGGTCCAGGTGTGGGGGAACTTCCTCGTGCCGTACATCCTCCTGCGCAGCCCGGACAAGCAGCCGGCCGCCGTCGTCATGTACACGTTCTACACGGAGGGCGGGCAGCCCAACCTCGCGCTCATCTCGACCTTCTCCCTGCTGTTCTCGGTGCCGGTCGTGGCCATGTACTTCTTCGTCAACCGCAAGTTCGGTTTCCGGTTCCATGGAGGGATCAAGAGCTGA
- a CDS encoding ABC transporter ATP-binding protein has product MAAITTTALVKEYPGGVRGVDDMDVTIHDGEFFALLGPSGCGKTTLLRTIAGLEEATSGSIAIGDRDVTHLNPGDRGAAMVFQDYALFPHMNVEDNIAYPMRVRKVAKEARLDVAHRTGAGLALDGLMARRPNQLSGGQQQRVALARAVATRPDVLLLDEPLSNLDARLRLEARTFLKELQRDLKVTTVFVTHDQAEALALADRIAIMKAGKLQQLGTPREVFRRPANTFVAGFIGSTPANLVDATLGEGTILVGDQTVPLPGSLADLPGLTPGRKVIWCVRPEYLTLSPVPADGALTGEVTVIENLGASSLVSVTVGEHRLQSVVAEDDEPDPGTRVWLTASERHSLLFDPDSTQRLTP; this is encoded by the coding sequence ATGGCCGCCATCACCACCACCGCACTCGTCAAGGAGTACCCCGGCGGGGTCCGCGGCGTCGACGACATGGACGTCACCATCCACGACGGCGAGTTCTTCGCGCTGCTCGGGCCGTCGGGCTGCGGGAAGACCACGCTGCTGCGCACCATCGCCGGGCTGGAGGAGGCGACGTCGGGCAGCATCGCCATCGGCGACCGGGACGTCACCCACCTCAACCCCGGCGACCGCGGGGCCGCGATGGTCTTCCAGGACTACGCCCTCTTCCCGCACATGAACGTCGAGGACAACATCGCCTACCCCATGCGGGTGCGGAAGGTCGCCAAGGAGGCCCGCCTCGACGTCGCCCACCGCACCGGCGCCGGCCTGGCGCTCGACGGCCTCATGGCCCGCCGGCCGAACCAGCTCTCCGGCGGGCAGCAGCAGCGGGTCGCGCTCGCCCGCGCGGTGGCCACCCGCCCCGACGTCCTGCTCCTCGACGAGCCGCTGTCCAACCTCGACGCGCGGCTGCGCCTAGAGGCCCGCACCTTCCTCAAGGAGCTCCAGCGGGACCTCAAGGTGACGACGGTCTTCGTCACCCACGACCAGGCCGAGGCCCTCGCGCTCGCGGACCGGATCGCCATCATGAAGGCGGGCAAGCTCCAGCAGCTCGGCACGCCCCGGGAGGTGTTCCGCCGCCCGGCGAACACCTTCGTCGCCGGGTTCATCGGGTCCACGCCGGCGAACCTCGTCGACGCCACGCTCGGGGAGGGCACGATCCTCGTCGGCGACCAGACGGTCCCCCTGCCCGGGTCGCTCGCCGACCTGCCCGGCCTCACCCCGGGGCGGAAGGTCATCTGGTGCGTCCGCCCCGAGTACCTCACGCTGTCCCCGGTTCCGGCGGACGGCGCCCTCACGGGCGAGGTCACCGTCATCGAGAACCTCGGTGCGTCCTCGCTGGTGTCCGTCACCGTCGGCGAGCACCGCCTCCAGTCGGTGGTCGCCGAGGACGACGAGCCGGACCCCGGCACGCGGGTCTGGCTCACCGCCTCCGAGCGCCACTCGCTCCTCTTCGACCCCGACTCCACGCAGCGCCTCACACCGTGA
- a CDS encoding CehA/McbA family metallohydrolase, which yields MRTRTIARHFTLEDRAVDAWPLLPFDLAPGERALEVVLDVDRTRGVVDLGCVGPGDDGAPTAWRGWSGAARDRFAITADDATPGYLPGELAPGEWAVVLGLHHLPAEGLDVTVTVTTGGSPAIEREPSAPRPEAAPRGSARGLPAADGWRWVAADLHAHTLHSDGALSVRQLAALAAREGLDVLAITDHNTTSHHRHLPRAGAEYGVHLLPGQEVTTPRGHANAFGDIGWIDFREPADTWFRTAAERGGVASVNHPLAADRAWQHPLALPPDCMEIFHSTWLADRASTAPWALWPRWPCSVPIGGSDFHRPGDRLARPTTWLAVPDGELTDAAVIDALRSGRTAVSLGVRDAVLLRVGDELRAVGADGATLVDADGHTRVLHGDHVRLRADATAAVAGVPGAGWGPYRLETADREILAITP from the coding sequence GTGAGGACCCGGACGATCGCACGACACTTCACCCTCGAGGACCGGGCGGTCGACGCGTGGCCGCTGCTCCCCTTCGACCTCGCCCCCGGGGAGCGTGCCCTCGAGGTGGTGCTCGACGTCGACCGCACCCGCGGAGTCGTCGACCTCGGCTGCGTGGGCCCGGGCGACGACGGCGCCCCGACGGCGTGGCGGGGGTGGTCCGGGGCGGCGCGCGACCGGTTCGCCATCACCGCCGACGACGCGACGCCCGGCTACCTCCCGGGCGAGCTCGCCCCCGGCGAGTGGGCGGTCGTCCTCGGGCTGCACCACCTGCCGGCCGAGGGGCTCGACGTCACCGTCACCGTGACGACGGGCGGCTCCCCCGCCATCGAGCGTGAGCCCTCGGCGCCCCGGCCGGAGGCGGCGCCCCGGGGCTCGGCGCGGGGGCTGCCCGCCGCCGACGGGTGGCGCTGGGTGGCCGCCGACCTCCACGCCCACACGCTCCACTCCGACGGCGCGCTCAGCGTCCGGCAGCTCGCCGCCCTCGCCGCCCGCGAGGGGCTCGACGTCCTCGCCATCACCGACCACAACACCACCAGCCACCACCGCCACCTGCCGCGCGCCGGCGCCGAGTACGGCGTGCACCTGCTCCCCGGCCAGGAGGTGACCACCCCCCGCGGGCACGCCAACGCGTTCGGGGACATCGGCTGGATCGACTTCCGGGAGCCGGCCGACACCTGGTTCCGGACGGCGGCGGAGCGGGGCGGCGTCGCCTCGGTCAACCACCCCCTCGCCGCCGACCGCGCCTGGCAGCACCCCCTCGCCCTGCCGCCGGACTGCATGGAGATCTTCCACTCCACCTGGCTCGCCGACCGCGCGTCGACCGCGCCGTGGGCGCTGTGGCCGCGCTGGCCGTGCTCGGTGCCCATCGGCGGCTCGGACTTCCACCGCCCCGGGGACCGGCTCGCCCGCCCGACGACGTGGCTCGCCGTGCCCGACGGCGAGCTGACCGACGCGGCCGTGATCGACGCGCTCCGCAGCGGCCGGACGGCGGTGTCCCTCGGGGTGCGGGACGCCGTCCTGCTCCGGGTGGGCGACGAGCTGCGCGCCGTCGGCGCCGACGGCGCGACCCTCGTCGACGCCGACGGGCACACCCGCGTCCTCCACGGGGACCACGTGCGGCTGCGGGCGGACGCGACCGCCGCCGTCGCCGGCGTCCCCGGGGCCGGCTGGGGGCCGTACCGCCTGGAGACCGCCGACCGGGAGATCCTCGCCATCACCCCCTGA
- a CDS encoding GNAT family N-acetyltransferase, whose translation MTLPTPELHTSRLHLRPFTGADADHLARLHTDVEVMRYWDSPRWTDHARAERFLAVCQRLAEEGSGARVAIDRASDGAFVGWCSVTGWNPEFRSASLGYCLDSSGWGHGYATEAARALLQWAFAALDLNRVQAEADTRNRASARVLEKLGFVHEGTLREDCIVDGDVSDSWVYGLLRREWRQAGATVPAPVAVRP comes from the coding sequence ATGACGCTACCGACCCCCGAGCTGCACACCTCTCGGCTGCACCTGCGACCCTTCACGGGCGCCGATGCCGACCACCTGGCCAGGCTGCACACCGACGTCGAGGTGATGCGCTACTGGGACTCCCCCCGCTGGACGGACCACGCTCGCGCCGAGCGTTTCCTCGCGGTCTGCCAGCGGCTCGCGGAGGAGGGGTCCGGTGCCCGGGTCGCCATCGACCGCGCCTCGGACGGGGCCTTCGTGGGATGGTGCTCGGTCACGGGGTGGAACCCCGAGTTCCGCAGCGCGTCGTTGGGCTACTGCCTGGACTCGTCCGGGTGGGGTCACGGGTACGCCACCGAGGCGGCGCGCGCCCTGCTGCAGTGGGCCTTCGCCGCGCTGGACCTCAACCGGGTGCAGGCCGAGGCGGACACCCGCAACCGCGCCTCCGCGCGCGTCCTGGAGAAGCTCGGCTTCGTGCACGAGGGCACGCTGCGCGAGGACTGCATCGTGGACGGCGATGTGTCCGACAGCTGGGTGTACGGACTGCTCCGGCGCGAGTGGCGGCAGGCGGGAGCGACCGTTCCGGCCCCTGTGGCCGTTCGCCCGTAG
- a CDS encoding Gfo/Idh/MocA family protein, translated as MSAAPGRRLRLGVVGLGAIAQTAHLPLIRRRWDLAEVVAVADISPARRDAVGDLYGVGPEHRHADLVRLLDAETLDGVVLLTAGSHGPEALECVRRGVPVLCEKPLAFTVAEADALAAAEAEQGRPLVLLGYMKEYDEAVDRAMEEIPADGIRAVDVEVLHPADGAQLAFGNLLPPTADVPVAAVDVLTRRTAALVDAAIGADTPAMLRALYTNVLLGSIVHDISLLRLLLGGIETVERVRHWPPEVMPGSIDVAGTVAGGAHLHLGWHYLPDYPAYRETLTVHHATGSVQLVFAVPYVLNRPTELTVVTATGTGEHRSTFRGDGEAFETELVAFHAMVVDRVPPRSGVAEGRADILTAQAMTRALARSEGLTLGGECAPDGEDGADAPDAEPRAVSRA; from the coding sequence GTGAGCGCCGCACCGGGCCGGCGCCTGCGCCTGGGGGTGGTCGGCCTCGGGGCGATCGCCCAGACGGCGCACCTGCCGCTCATCCGGCGCCGGTGGGACCTCGCGGAGGTCGTCGCCGTCGCCGACATCTCCCCGGCGCGCCGCGACGCCGTCGGAGACCTCTACGGCGTGGGGCCCGAGCACCGGCACGCGGACCTCGTCCGGCTCCTCGACGCCGAGACGCTCGACGGCGTCGTGCTCCTCACGGCGGGCTCGCACGGCCCCGAGGCGCTCGAGTGCGTGCGCCGCGGTGTCCCCGTGCTGTGCGAGAAGCCGCTCGCCTTCACCGTGGCGGAGGCGGACGCGCTCGCCGCCGCGGAGGCGGAGCAGGGCCGCCCGCTCGTCCTCCTCGGCTACATGAAGGAGTACGACGAGGCGGTCGACCGGGCGATGGAGGAGATCCCGGCCGACGGCATCCGGGCGGTCGACGTCGAGGTGCTGCACCCCGCCGACGGCGCCCAGCTCGCCTTCGGCAACCTGCTGCCGCCGACGGCGGACGTCCCGGTGGCCGCGGTCGACGTCCTCACCCGCCGCACGGCGGCGCTCGTCGACGCGGCGATCGGCGCGGACACCCCCGCGATGCTGCGGGCGCTGTACACCAACGTGCTCCTCGGCTCGATCGTCCACGACATCTCGCTGCTGCGGCTCCTGCTCGGCGGCATCGAGACGGTGGAACGGGTCCGGCACTGGCCGCCGGAGGTGATGCCCGGCTCCATCGACGTCGCCGGGACGGTGGCCGGCGGCGCGCACCTCCACCTCGGCTGGCACTACCTCCCCGACTACCCCGCCTACCGCGAGACGCTGACGGTGCATCACGCGACGGGCTCCGTGCAGCTCGTCTTCGCCGTGCCGTACGTGCTCAACCGGCCCACCGAGCTCACGGTCGTCACGGCGACGGGCACCGGGGAGCACCGCAGCACCTTCCGCGGTGACGGCGAGGCCTTCGAGACCGAGCTCGTGGCGTTCCACGCCATGGTGGTCGACCGCGTCCCGCCCCGCTCCGGCGTCGCCGAGGGGCGGGCGGACATCCTCACCGCCCAGGCGATGACCCGGGCGCTGGCGCGCTCCGAGGGCCTCACGCTCGGCGGGGAGTGCGCCCCGGACGGCGAGGACGGGGCGGACGCGCCCGACGCCGAGCCGCGGGCGGTCAGCCGCGCCTAA